One Leclercia pneumoniae genomic region harbors:
- a CDS encoding AraC family transcriptional regulator has protein sequence MSGLGLNGYDPDSQHAAAVAFHIRVVEEEQHIPLHQHRKGQLILALRGAITTEVENAMLMVPPQYAVWIPGQLPHSNKATPGARLCFLFIEPGAIALPDRCCTLKISPLVREVILAMAERQNIACQRLVEVLGDELPSQPQEQLQLPVSPHPKIRQMSEMMIAQPAAWQTLHQWARHFAMSERNLARLVVNETGLSFRRWRHQLQLIVALQALISGQTVQQVAQMLGYDSTTAFITMFKKGLGQTPARYIASLATSYR, from the coding sequence ATGTCTGGTCTCGGTTTAAATGGTTATGACCCGGATAGCCAGCACGCTGCGGCAGTGGCTTTCCATATACGCGTGGTGGAAGAGGAGCAGCACATTCCGCTGCATCAGCACCGCAAGGGACAGTTGATCCTGGCGCTACGCGGCGCCATCACCACGGAGGTGGAAAATGCCATGCTGATGGTGCCGCCCCAGTATGCGGTGTGGATCCCGGGGCAGCTTCCCCACAGTAATAAAGCCACCCCCGGCGCGCGGCTCTGCTTCTTATTTATTGAACCCGGAGCTATCGCGCTACCCGATCGCTGCTGCACATTAAAAATCTCGCCGCTGGTACGAGAGGTGATCCTCGCAATGGCAGAACGTCAAAACATCGCCTGCCAGCGACTGGTGGAGGTGCTGGGCGATGAACTGCCGAGCCAGCCGCAGGAACAGTTACAGTTGCCGGTATCACCGCATCCTAAAATCCGTCAGATGAGTGAAATGATGATCGCCCAGCCCGCCGCGTGGCAAACCCTGCATCAGTGGGCGCGCCATTTTGCGATGAGTGAGCGTAACCTGGCGCGGCTGGTGGTTAACGAAACCGGGCTGAGTTTTCGCCGCTGGCGCCATCAGCTACAACTGATTGTCGCGCTGCAGGCATTAATATCCGGGCAGACGGTGCAGCAGGTCGCGCAAATGCTGGGCTACGACTCTACCACCGCCTTTATTACTATGTTCAAGAAGGGGCTTGGGCAGACCCCCGCGCGCTACATTGCCAGCCTGGCTACGTCTTACCGATAA
- a CDS encoding DUF441 domain-containing protein codes for MFDPTLLILLGLAALGFVSHNTTVAISILVLIIVRVTPLSGFFPWIEKQGLTIGIIILTIGVMAPIASGTLPASTLIHAFMNWKSLIAIAVGVFVSWLGGRGVTLMSSQPTLVAGLLVGTVLGVALFRGVPVGPLIAAGLVSLFIGKT; via the coding sequence ATGTTTGACCCTACCCTGCTTATCCTGCTCGGGCTGGCTGCACTGGGCTTTGTCAGCCATAACACCACGGTTGCCATCTCCATTCTGGTGTTAATTATTGTGCGCGTTACGCCACTCAGCGGCTTTTTCCCCTGGATTGAAAAACAGGGCCTGACCATCGGCATTATTATTCTCACCATTGGGGTGATGGCGCCCATCGCCAGCGGTACGCTACCTGCCTCAACGCTTATCCACGCCTTTATGAACTGGAAATCATTGATCGCCATTGCCGTGGGCGTCTTTGTCTCCTGGCTGGGCGGACGGGGCGTAACCTTAATGAGCTCTCAGCCGACGCTGGTTGCCGGCCTGCTGGTGGGTACCGTACTGGGGGTCGCGCTGTTTCGCGGCGTTCCTGTTGGCCCGCTTATCGCTGCCGGTCTGGTCTCGCTGTTTATCGGTAAGACGTAG